TCCGAGCGCGCCGATGTGCGCGGCCATGAGCTCCCCGCAGACAAGCACGAACACCGCGCCCGTGATACCGCACCAAACATCCACCGGTCGAAACCGACGCTCCTGAAGCTCCTCAACACCCGCTCGCTCGCCCGGTGGGGTCAAGCTTCCTCGCACGTCGTCCACAAGCATTGGGATATCGTAAACACGACGTTAACGGGGTCTGCACGGGCAGATAAGCGGAAGTCGCTCGCGCTGCTCGATCGCGGAAACCCAGTGCGCTTTTTGAGCTACGTCAGCTGCAGCGTCAGTGTCGCGATGCCCAAGCCGACGAAGACGATGGCGAGGACGAATTGCGGTGTGTAGGCACGTTCTCGGACGTGAAAACCGAGGGCGCAGACGAAGTACAGGACTATCCCGATCGCGGCGACCGGGCCGATCAGTGGTACGCCGAGCAGGCCGAGTAGCAGGCCGACAGCGCCCGCTGTCTTGGGAATGCCGATCGGAAAGATCAGCCACGACTCCGGCACTCCCATCGCTGTCATCGGCTCCAGGATGGGCTTGAAATGCAAGATGGCGGCGATGCCGGAGAACCCGGTCATGGCGATCGTGACACCGGTGACGGCAATCTCGGCAATAGACGTGGACATGGCAGCAACCCTTCGATCGACGAACGTGCGCATGAGCAGCAGATTGACTACGAGATTCATACTATACGATAATCGTAATAATCAGCCGACTGGTTGCCGACGTGGCATACCCGTCACCAAGGGACGATTGCGAGAACCCGATTGGGAGGCATGGCCTAGGTCCGACGTCATCACATCGGTTTGTGTCACCACCGGTGACATGGGCTATTGGCGGGGCCCGGTGGTTTCCACCGAGGGGCCGGTGAGGCCCGCGAGTCGGCGGGGCGCGAGGATTTCGTCGATTGTCTCGCGCGCGAGGAAGCCGAGTTCGATTGCGATGTCACTGACGGATTGTCCGGTTTGCAGCGCTTGTTTGGCGATGACGGCACTGGCGGTGTATCCGATGTGCGGGGTCAGCGCGGTGACGATGCCGATGGAGCGTCGGACACCTTGTTCCAAGCGGTCGCGGTTGGGGGTGACGCCCGCGACGCATTTGGTTGCCAAGGCGTCGACGGCGGCGGTCAGGTGTGTCGTGGTGCGCAGCAAGCTGTAGGCGATGATCGGTTCGAAGGCATTGAGTTGCAGTTGCCCGGCCTCGGCTGCCATCGTGACGGTCAGGTCGTTTCCGATGGCCTCGAACGCGACCTGGTTGACGATCTCCGGAACGACCGGGTTGACCTTCCCCGGCATGATCGATGACCCCGCTTGCACCGGGGGCAGGTTGATTTCACCAAAACCTGTTGTGGGACCGGATGACATCAGACGCAGGTCGTTGCACGTCTTCGACAGCTTGACCGCGACCCGCTTGAGGATTCCGGACACCTGGACGAAGGCGCCGCAATCCTGGGTCGCTTCGATCAGGTTGGCCGCTGGTGTGACGCGTTCGCCAGTGAGCTCGGCCAGGTGTGCGCATGCCAGTGCGGGGTAGCCCGGATGGCCGTTGATTCCGGTTCCGATCGCGGTGCCGCCGAGATTGCTTTCGCACAGCAGTGCGATGCTTTCCTCGAGCCGATCGCGATCCTCGCGCACCATGACCGCGAAGGTGCCGAATTCCTGTCCCAGCGTCATCGGCACGGCGTCTTGCAACTGGGTGCGGCCCATTTTGATGACATCGGCGAATTCGGTCGCCTTGCCGCCGAAGGTGTCCGCGAGGCGGCCCAACACGGTGCCGAGTTCCCGGATGTGGTGCACGACAGTGAGTCTGATGGCTGTCGGATACACGTCGTTGGTGGATTGGCCGAGGTTGACATGGTCGAGCGGATCGAGCTCGGTGTAGCTTCCACGGTCGTAACCGAGCAACTCCAGCGCCCGGTTGGCGATGACCTCGTTGGCGTTCATGTTCGTCGAGGTTCCCGCGCCGCCTTGGATCGGGTCGATAGGAAATTGATCGTGCAGCGCGCCGGCCCTGATCTCGTGGCAGGCTGCTTCGATCGCGTCGGCGCGGCGGGCGTCGAGGATGCCGAGTTCCCGGTTGGCGCGGCAGGCGGCCTGCTTGACCGCGGCGAGCGAAACGATGAGCGCGGGGTATCGTCCGATGCTGTCGCCGGTGATGGCGAAATTGTCCAGCGCGCGTGCGGTGTGGATGCCCCAGTACGCGCTGCCGGGCACGGTACGGGTGCCCAGAGAGTCACGTTCGGTGCGGGTGCTGTCGGTCATGATCGACTCCAGGCAGTCAGGTGGGTGTCTTGGGTATGGATTGCTCTGGGCGCGGCAGGATTCGACAACTCGCCGAGCAGGTTGGTCGTCATCCAACGGTGCAATTCTCGACCGGAGAGCCCACGATCGACGAGGTAGCCGAGTTTGGCGAGCGCCGCCTCTCTGGTCATGTCCCCTCCGCCGATGGCGCCCGCGTCCAGCAGGGCGCGTCCGGGCCGGTATCGCTCGAGATCAACCGAACCGCTGTCACATTGCGTGATGACGACGACCGGCGTCCCGTGCCGAGTTGCGTTCCGGATCGCCTCGATTGTTTCCGACCCGTCCACTGGCAATGTGCCGGAGCCATAGCATTCGAGGATGATCCCGCCGGGGTAATGACGAATTGCTGCGGCGAGCAGGTCGGCATGCATGCCGGGAAACACCGTGAGCAACCCGACCGGCAAGCGGGTCGCTGCACTGTGTCTCCGCGCTTCGGGTGCCCGAGGCGGGGACAGGGGTGGTGCGAATTCGCCGAGTGTCGTGAAGCCGTCGTAGTTGTCGCAGGCACGTTTGCTGGCTCGCACGGCGCGATGCAGTGCCGAGCCGAACGCGATAAATGTTCCTGGGCCCGGTCGCGCGGCAATCGAATTCAATGCCAGGTGCAGGTTGTCTCGCGCGTCGCTGCCAGGGTGGCCCAGGGGTATCTGGGCGCCGGTCAGCACCACCGGAACAGCGATCTCCCGCAATTCGAACGCCATGCGGGCACCCGCGTAGGCCATGGTGTCGGTTCCGTGGATGACGACGACACCGTCCGGCTGTGCTGATTCGGTGTCGGACCGCGCCCACTCGGCAATTCGGCATGCGGTCTCGGGGCCGGCATCGGCGCTATCGATGACGCGGTCGAACTCGGCGTATCGGAACTCGACCGACTTGCCTTCCGCTTCCTCGAATTGGGTGATGATGTCCGTGATTTCATCGCCGATCCCCGAGCGGGGGCACATACCCGCGCCCCCGTCGGCCATCCCGAAGGTGCCTCCGGTGTAGAGGATATGGACCCGCAATGCCGAGAGGCGATGTGCCGCAATTGTCGCCGGAGCCGACGTCGATGTCTCGCGGACAGGTGTTTCTCGGTAGTTCATTCGCCCAGCACTCCACCGGTCGCCGCGTCGGGCCGATCAACAGGGCCGAGAACGTCCGGATCGAGACGGCCCCTGATCCGGAACCATCCCGCGATCATGGCGGCGACGACGACGGTGAACACCGCGAGGGTGATCCGCCCGATCTCCGCGTCGAAGAACATCAGTCCGACGACCACGGCCAGGAAGCCGAGGGTCAGGATGTTGAGGACAGGGGCGAAGGGCAGCTGGAATTCCGGTCGACGGTACTCGCCCCGCTGGGACTTCCGCACGAATATCCAGTGACAGATCATGATCGACGCCCAGGTGCCGACGATGCCCAACCCGGCCAGGTTCAGCACGA
The DNA window shown above is from Nocardia sp. NBC_01730 and carries:
- a CDS encoding DoxX family protein gives rise to the protein MSTSIAEIAVTGVTIAMTGFSGIAAILHFKPILEPMTAMGVPESWLIFPIGIPKTAGAVGLLLGLLGVPLIGPVAAIGIVLYFVCALGFHVRERAYTPQFVLAIVFVGLGIATLTLQLT
- a CDS encoding aspartate ammonia-lyase, translated to MTDSTRTERDSLGTRTVPGSAYWGIHTARALDNFAITGDSIGRYPALIVSLAAVKQAACRANRELGILDARRADAIEAACHEIRAGALHDQFPIDPIQGGAGTSTNMNANEVIANRALELLGYDRGSYTELDPLDHVNLGQSTNDVYPTAIRLTVVHHIRELGTVLGRLADTFGGKATEFADVIKMGRTQLQDAVPMTLGQEFGTFAVMVREDRDRLEESIALLCESNLGGTAIGTGINGHPGYPALACAHLAELTGERVTPAANLIEATQDCGAFVQVSGILKRVAVKLSKTCNDLRLMSSGPTTGFGEINLPPVQAGSSIMPGKVNPVVPEIVNQVAFEAIGNDLTVTMAAEAGQLQLNAFEPIIAYSLLRTTTHLTAAVDALATKCVAGVTPNRDRLEQGVRRSIGIVTALTPHIGYTASAVIAKQALQTGQSVSDIAIELGFLARETIDEILAPRRLAGLTGPSVETTGPRQ
- a CDS encoding asparaginase, coding for MNYRETPVRETSTSAPATIAAHRLSALRVHILYTGGTFGMADGGAGMCPRSGIGDEITDIITQFEEAEGKSVEFRYAEFDRVIDSADAGPETACRIAEWARSDTESAQPDGVVVIHGTDTMAYAGARMAFELREIAVPVVLTGAQIPLGHPGSDARDNLHLALNSIAARPGPGTFIAFGSALHRAVRASKRACDNYDGFTTLGEFAPPLSPPRAPEARRHSAATRLPVGLLTVFPGMHADLLAAAIRHYPGGIILECYGSGTLPVDGSETIEAIRNATRHGTPVVVITQCDSGSVDLERYRPGRALLDAGAIGGGDMTREAALAKLGYLVDRGLSGRELHRWMTTNLLGELSNPAAPRAIHTQDTHLTAWSRS